The following proteins come from a genomic window of Panicum hallii strain FIL2 chromosome 8, PHallii_v3.1, whole genome shotgun sequence:
- the LOC112903350 gene encoding uncharacterized protein LOC112903350, which yields MEPEAAAWVPWDSQLTQWSMELSDCFQMANRTIEPAVWTPGLPVEYQYAATEIFGNFLQTSNPTSSSSGGQMIQYAAGTQNVLIEKAAAQEFEEAAREFKVDMDLMRMRIHRYPPSLREFDEWYTLPRMVAIGPYHHVRLRDQPKQVEKVKHVAAYHCIRESGHSLQEVYGAVVSAAHDARRLYGKDVMAGIGDADFLPMMFYDACFLVQYMLWCTHGIAEMDASLRSFFDFNRKVLRHDLMLFENQLPWRVVATVMRFRPVNLVDFISDWREYLQDRKVLEEKPVVLDDSYEPPHLLGLLRFYMVGRSKSKRHTGAKLDSISVSVSAIELAEIGITLTAAKDTIELIHMGVNMRGILSAELSLVPLSLDDERASFLLNMVALELCTTSNFLAAEDEDSAVCSYLLLLSMLVHREEDVQELRTRHLLQGGAGLINKDALDFFTMFQSLPLRGSCFVRVMVEIEKYKISMRMWTKVHTFFYRNKKTILTVFSIIGVLVSILGTLMSLKSRSKL from the coding sequence ATGGAGCCAGAAGCAGCAGCGTGGGTACCTTGGGATTCTCAGTTGACCCAATGGAGCATGGAACTAAGTGACTGCTTTCAGATGGCCAATAGGACCATCGAACCAGCAGTATGGACTCCTGGCCTCCCTGTGGAGTATCAGTATGCGGCCACTGAGATATTTGGTAACTTCCTCCAAACATCTAACCCTACTAGCTCTAGTAGTGGAGGGCAGATGATTCAGTATGCAGCAGGCACACAAAATGTTCTGATTGAGAAAGCCGCAGCACAAGAGTTTGAGGAAGCGGCACGGGAGTTCAAGGTTGACATGGACTTGATGAGAATGAGGATCCATAGGTACCCTCCAAGCCTTCGAGAGTTCGATGAATGGTATACCCTCCCGAGGATGGTGGCCATCGGCCCTTACCACCATGTTCGACTCCGGGACCAGCCCAAGCAGGTGGAGAAGGTGAAGCATGTGGCCGCCTACCACTGCATCAGAGAATCGGGCCACTCTCTCCAGGAGGTGTACGGTGCGGTCGTCTCAGCCGCGCACGATGCCCGCCGCCTCTACGGCAAGGACGTGATGGCAGGTATCGGCGATGCTGACTTCCTACCTATGATGTTTTATGATGCTTGCTTCTTGGTGCAGTACATGCTTTGGTGTACGCATGGCATCGCCGAGATGGATGCGTCATTGCGCAGCTTCTTTGACTTCAACCGCAAAGTCCTCCGCCATGACCTCATGCTGTTTGAGAACCAGCTCCCCTGGAGGGTGGTCGCGACCGTCATGAGGTTCAGGCCGGTGAACTTGGTAGACTTCATTTCTGATTGGAGAGAATATCTGCAAGACCGCAAGGTTCTCGAAGAAAAGCCTGTCGTCTTGGATGATAGCTACGAGCCACCACATCTCCTTGGCCTGCTCCGTTTCTACATGGTAGGAAGAAGCAAGTCCAAGCGACACACTGGAGCAAAATTAGACTCCATATCAGTTTCTGTTagtgccatcgagctcgccgagaTCGGCATCACACTCACTGCAGCCAAGGACACCATAGAGCTCATTCACATGGGCGTCAACATGAGAGGGATCCTCTCCGCCGAGCTCTCCCTGGTGCCCCTATCTCTGGACGATGAGCGTGCAAGCTTCCTCCTCAACATGGTGGCCCTCGAGCTATGCACGACCTCGAATTTCCTAGCTGCTGAAGATGAAGACTCTGCCGTCTGCTcgtacctcctcctcctctccatgTTGGTGCATAGGGAGGAGGACGTGCAAGAACTGCGAACGAGGCATCTCCTACAAGGCGGAGCCGGACTCATTAACAAGGACGCCCTTGACTTCTTCACCATGTTTCAGAGCCTGCCCCTGCGTGGATCCTGCTTCGTCCGCGTCATGGTGGAAATCGAGAAGTACAAGATCAGCATGCGGATGTGGACCAAGGTGCACACGTTTTTTTACAGGAACAAGAAAACCATCCTCACCGTCTTCTCCATCATTGGTGTACTTGTTAGCATCTTAGGGACGCTCATGTCTCTCAAATCCCGTTCTAAGCTTTAA
- the LOC112902417 gene encoding splicing factor U2af large subunit B-like: protein MADDHTAAGGDRVEDVVRAEGDALPCDDGLSKSKDRDKDREKDKDRDRRRDRDRDRGRDRDRDRDKDRDRDRDKDRDRQSRHHREKREQRDRPDDHRGRDSERRRDRDRDGHRRHRSRSRSRSRGRDGRSRSRSKRVSGFDAPPPQAMGSTFPVIPTPSQLPGSSLPGIGGMFPNMLPFGVAGQFNPLVIQPQAMTQQATRHARRVYVGGLPPSANEQTVAVYFNQVMAAIGGNTAGPGDAVLNVYINHDKKFAFVEMRSVEEASNAMALDGILFEGAPVKVRRPTDYNPSLAAALGPSQPSPNLNLAAVGLTAGSAGGLEGPDRIFVGGLPYYFTEAQVRELLESFGPLRGFDLVKDRETGNSKGYAFCVYQDLTVTDIACAALNGIKMGDKTLTVRRANQGASQPKPEQESVLLQAQQQVQIQKLVYQVGAFPTKVVCLTQVVSADELKDDEEYEDIMEDMRLEAGKYGNLVKVVIPRPDPSGQPVAGVGKVFLEYADIDGAAKAKTALHGRKFGGNPVVAVCYAEDKFANGEYDG from the exons ATGGCCGACGACCACACCGCCGCCGGTGGGGACCGCGTTGAGGACGTCGTCCGCGCCGAG GGCGATGCGCTACCGTGTGATGATGGCTTGTCAAAATCCAAGGACAGGGACAAAGATAGAGAAAAGGACAAGGACAGGGATCGTCGCAGGGACCGTGACAGAGACCGAGGGAGAGACAGGGATCGAGATAGGGACAAGGACAGGGATCGAGACAGAGACAAAGATCGGGATCGCCAAAGTAGGCATCACCGTGAAAAAAGGGAACAGAGAGACCGTCCGGATGATCACAGAGGCCGTGATTCTGAACG GAGAAGAGATCGTGATAGAGATGGGCACCGCAGGCATCGTTCTCGCTCACGGTCTCGTTCAAGGGGCAGAGATGGGAGGTCGCGTTCAAGAAG CAAACGAGTTAGTGGATTCGATGCACCACCACCACAGGCAATGGGTTCAACATTTCCAGTTATTCCAACGCCAA GCCAGTTACCGGGTTCTTCTCTTCCCGGCATTGGTGGCATGTTTCCAAACATGCTACCTTTTGGTGTCGCTGGGCAG TTCAACCCCCTTGTCATCCAGCCACAAGCAATGACTCAACAG GCTACTCGTCATGCTCGTCGTGTTTATGTTGGTGGGCTCCCTCCATCTGCTAACGAACAG ACAGTGGCAGTTTACTTTAATCAAGTCATGGCTGCTATTGGAGGAAACACTGCTGGTCCAGGTGATGCTGTTCTTAATGTCTACATAAATCATGACAAGAAATTTGCTTTTGTGGAAATGAGATCTGTTGAGGAAGCAAGCAATGCTATGGCCCTGGATGGCATTTTGTTTGAAGGGGCGCCAGTGAAAGTTAGAAGGCCAACAGATTATAACCCTTCTCTGGCAGCTGCCCTGGGCCCAAGCCAGCCAAGCCCCAATCTGAATCTTGCTGCAGTTGGCCTAACAGCAGGATCTGCTGGGGGTTTAGAAGGTCCAGACCGTATTTTTGTGGGCGGCCTTCCCTATTACTTCACTGAAGCGCAAGTCCGGGAGTTGCTCGAATCATTCGGACCTCTCCGAGGATTTGATCTTGTGAAGGATAGGGAAACTGGTAACTCAAAGGGCTATGCATTCTGTGTGTACCAGGACCTCACTGTCACTGACATTGCTTGTGCTGCTCTAAATGGTATCAAGATGGGAGACAAAACCCTTACTGTCAGACGAGCAAACCAGGGGGCATCTCAGCCCAAACCAGAGCAGGAAAGTGTCCTATTGCAGGCACAGCAACAGGTGCAGATACAG AAACTTGTGTATCAAGTTGGAGCGTTCCCTACAAAGGTGGTTTGCCTCACCCAGGTTGTAAGCGCTGATGAATTGAAAGATGATGAAGAGTATGAGGACATTATGGAAGACATGAGGCTAGAAGCAGGCAAATATG GTAATTTGGTGAAAGTTGTCATCCCACGTCCTGACCCCAGTGGCCAGCCAGTCGCGGGAGTTGGAAAG GTGTTCTTGGAATATGCAGATATCGATGGCGCTGCCAAAGCAAAGACGGCATTGCATGGAAGGAAATTCGGTGGGAACCCGGTTGTTGCGGTCTGCTATGCTGAGGACAAGTTTGCCAATGGGGAATACGACGGATAA
- the LOC112902843 gene encoding UPF0481 protein At3g47200-like: MEPDAAWVPWDSQLASWSMEPPGVWIHGLPLDLVAPGLPVEYQYYPATEISSCCLQTSVPTSSTRGKLVDLDHAAAAAAATQNFDPIEKEAAQELEVDLQNMVLKIHVDPIHVFEKAAHDYKAGVDLMRLKIHRYPATIRALGELYTVPTTVAIGPYHHGRNHLKPAEKVKHVAAYHCIRESGRPVQEIYDAVVHAAGDARSLYDGGAVAGVGDDDFLPMMFYDACFLVQYMLTCTRAGLAQMDPALRSFFDANDNDVFRDIMQLENQLPWRVVEAVMRFRPVSVTEFVASLRGCLQDRKVNNSDEKPCALDEGYEPPHLLGLLRFYIVGRSHAKLPALPETDAISFSVSTIELAEIGVTLTPNRTTELIHMGIKEKGNLFAELSLAPLSLDDTRASLLVNMAALELCTTSSFHDAEDEESAVCSYLLLLGMIVDREEDVHELRRRRLLQGGGGLTNREALEFLTSLQGLRLGSRYVRTMEEIENYKLKRRTRTKVHAFVYRNMKTIVAAMSAIGAVAGIVGTLKSLKVVH, translated from the coding sequence ATGGAGCCAGATGCAGCATGGGTACCTTGGGACTCTCAGCTGGCCAGTTGGAGCATGGAACCACCAGGAGTATGGATTCATGGCCTCCCTTTGGATCTTGTGGCTCCTGGCCTCCCTGTGGAGTATCAGTATTATCCGGCCACTGAGATATCTAGTTGCTGCCTCCAAACATCTGTCCCTACTAGCTCTACCAGAGGGAAGCTGGTTGATCTTGatcatgctgctgctgctgcagcagccACACAGAATTTTGATCCGATCGAGAAAGAAGCAGCACAAGAGCTTGAGGTTGATTTGCAGAACATGGTCCTGAAGATCCATGTCGATCCGATCCATGTGTTCGAGAAAGCAGCGCACGACTACAAGGCTGGTGTGGACTTGATGAGACTGAAGATCCACAGGTACCCTGCAACCATCCGAGCCCTCGGCGAGCTCTACACCGTCCCGACGACGGTGGCCATCGGGCCCTACCACCACGGCCGGAACCACCTCAAGCCGGCGGAGAAGGTGAAGCACGTCGCCGCCTACCACTGCATCAGGGAATCGGGCCGCCCCGTCCAGGAGATCTACGACGCGGTGGTccacgccgccggcgacgcccGGAGCCTCTACGACGGGGGCGCGGTGGCCGGCGTCGGCGACGACGACTTCCTGCCCATGATGTTCTACGACGCGTGCTTCCTGGTCCAGTACATGCTCACGTGCACCCGCGCCGGACTCGCCCAGATGGACCCGGCGCTGCGGAGCTTCTTTGACGCCAACGACAACGACGTGTTCCGCGACATCATGCAGCTCGAGAACCAGCTCCCGTGGCGGGTGGTCGAGGCCGTCATGAGGTTCAGGCCCGTGTCCGTGACGGAGTTCGTCGCGTCGCTGAGGGGGTGCCTGCAGGACCGCAAGGTGAACAACTCCGACGAGAAGCCGTGCGCCCTGGACGAGGGCTACGAGCCGCCGCACCTCCTGGGCCTCCTCCGGTTCTACATCGTCGGGAGGAGCCATGCCAAGCTGCCGGCGCTGCCGGAGACCGACGCGATCTCGTTCTCCGTCAGcaccatcgagctcgccgagaTCGGCGTCACGCTCACGCCCAACAGGACCACCGAGCTCATCCACATGGGCATCAAGGAGAAAGGGAACCTCTTCGCCGAGCTCTCGCTGGCGCCGCTGTCGCTCGACGACACGCGCGCGAGCCTGCTCGTCAACATGGCCGCGCTCGAGCTGTGCACGACGTCGAGCTTTCACGACGCCGAGGACGAGGAGTCCGCGGTCTGCTCGtacctgctcctcctcggcaTGATCGTGGACAGGGAGGAGGACGTGCACGAGCTCCGAAGGAGGCGGCTCCTGCAGGGAGGAGGAGGGCTCACCAACAGGGAGGCGCTGGAGTTCCTGACGAGCCTCCAGGGGCTGCGCCTCGGGTCGCGCTACGTGCGCACCATGGAAGAGATCGAGAACTACAAGTTGAAGCGGAGGACGAGGACCAAGGTGCACGCGTTCGTTTACAGGAACATGAAAACAATCGTCGCTGCCATGTCCGCCATTGGTGCAGTTGCAGGTATCGTTGGGACGCTCAAGTCGCTCAAGGTCGTCCATTGA